Within the Thermus oshimai DSM 12092 genome, the region ACCGGGAGCTCCTCCCCGAGGGGCACTACCCCTACGGGGTCCTGAACCTCACCCTGCCCCCGGCGGCCTTCCGCCTGCGCCTGGACGCCAGGAAGGAGGAGGTGCGGCTTTCTTCCGAGGCCGAGGCCTTCCTGGAAGAGGCCCTAAGGGAGGCCTTCGCCGGGGAGGACCTGGCCCGGACCCTCCCCGAAAGAGCCCTTTCCGCCCTGAGGCCGGTCCAGGCCCTGGCCCGCCCCCGCCTCAAGTACCTGGGCCAGTTCCGGGAAAGCTACCTCCTGGCCGAGGCGGGGAGCACCCTCTACGTGGTGGACCAGCACGCGGCCCACGAGCGCATCCTCTTTGAGGAGCTAAGGAAGAAGGTGGCGGAAGGGCCTGCTCCCCTTCCCAAGCCCCTTCTCGTTCTCCTGGAGCCCGAGGAGGCCCTAAGGCTTCCTGAGCGGGAGGAGGCCCTAAGGGCCCTTTTCGCCTTTGAGCCCTTTGGCCCGGGAAGGGTGCGCCTCCTGGGGGCCCCTTCCTTCCTCCACCCCTACCCCCTCCTCCTCCCCGAGGTCTTCCGGGAGGTCCTTAGGGAAGAGGGAAAGAGCCTAAGGGGGCTCCTGGCCCGCCTGGCCTGCCTCCCGGCCCTCAAGGCCGGCCACCCCCTGGCCCAGGCGGAGGGGCAGGCCCTCCTGGACGCCCTCCTCGCCTGCGAAACCCCCTGGGCCTGCCCCCACGGAAGGCCCACCCTCCTCGCTTTGGAGGAGGCGGAGCTCATCCGCCGCTTTGGCCGCCGCTCGGGGGTGCGGGGAGGAGGAGAAGGCCGTCCTCATCGGCCACCAGAAACTGCCCGGGAAGAACCCTAAGCCCCAAAAACTCCACCGGCACGTCCACCTCCCCCACCCCCGCCTTGGCGCTCTTCTTGGGGGTGGTGCCCAGGGCCTTCACCCCCAAGGGGAGGGCCCTAAGCTCCGC harbors:
- the mutL gene encoding DNA mismatch repair endonuclease MutL, coding for MIRPLPEPLRALLAEGEVLLGLKDAVRELLENALDAGAKRVKVELWEGGKALAVEDDGEGIPFAELPLAVAPFSTSKLLDPERIATLGFRGQALYALAQAEALRIRSRPRAQVGGGLLLVERGEVRAHREVPAPPGTRVEVRFREAPGKGEAREVLLLLKRYLLHHPHLHLVFFAEGKALLLFPGAGLKEAARLQFGRVLSERLFPVRKEGEGMVLEALLSRPEASRTGPEGLFLSVNGRPVALPKGVLLLLRRAYRELLPEGHYPYGVLNLTLPPAAFRLRLDARKEEVRLSSEAEAFLEEALREAFAGEDLARTLPERALSALRPVQALARPRLKYLGQFRESYLLAEAGSTLYVVDQHAAHERILFEELRKKVAEGPAPLPKPLLVLLEPEEALRLPEREEALRALFAFEPFGPGRVRLLGAPSFLHPYPLLLPEVFREVLREEGKSLRGLLARLACLPALKAGHPLAQAEGQALLDALLACETPWACPHGRPTLLALEEAELIRRFGRRSGVRGGGEGRPHRPPETAREEP